The genomic segment agaaaaagcaataacaaaaaactaaaacatttcctgtgtgtgtgtgtgtgtgtgtgtgtgtgtgtgtgttaccgtTCTCACCTCCGTACGGGCGGGTACATGGACGGGGCAGACGCTTGCTGACTGGCGACGATGGCGGAGGACGACAGGCCTGAAAAAAAGACAggggccgtttctcaattctcaaataCGCCGAGTGCGTACTCgcttctcggtgagtacgtatcgccgagaacgcacgggagcaCGTACCGCCGAGaacgagcacggactcgcgatttgtacaattggaacacctccgtgcgtgatgatgtcacaggtccggagttttactgccgtcccctcttaatttaactgtgagtaacatgttatgaagcttaactttaatcacagccaaaccggtttactcaggaacaaataaaacactgaaataaaccaaacattaacatttagaagtgatctaagtgacttatatatcatttttaaccgcagtagtgaaacctctattaataaaaatagtgtacatgtacatacgtgtacataccttaataaaaacaagcaggtgagatgttagaacgcttttatttctattggaAACTCAATtgagtggacactcaatactatagacagctgctggagtttctttaacctgagtagtgagaagaccgcgagcgtggggggggttgaaaacgatgtgccgggagtccgctgttgagttttggacgaaatgcattctgggatatttagctgtaccaagtccacaccgatgcatgctcgataaagcgGGCGGAgtgagaacacatccgggacttttcgcgttctcggcttgatgcgtgccaattggaacagtacttggtctccgactgatgacgtatcacgagtacacgagaacgcaagtacgcacaagtacgcatattgagaaacgcccagGATGTCAGAACTGCAGCAAACAGGCTCGCACACGCCACTCATTAAAAGCACCTGCGGGCTCAGAGGGATGAGATGGGCGGGCTCAGAAGATCCGTTTCCAGCTGTGAATCATGGGAGGAGGGGTCAGCTTGGTTTGGGGTAAACTGCACCACCAGGTATTACCCCGTCCACCTCTGCTACAAACGTTTTCAGCGTGTGTATGAACACACTGCAGGGCTGACATCACAATGCAGGGCTGTCATCATCTACCTGCATTTACACCTAAAACAGGTCTGTGTGTGACATCACCATGGCTGCGTGACATCACCATGCCACTGTGGCTGGTCACTAAACTCTGAGCAGCTTGTCCTCCAGTCTGAGAACCTGAGCTAAAGAGGATCTAAAGGCAGCAGGCGAGGCTCACCTGAGGGGTAGGAAAGGTCGTACAGTGGCTGTGTACTTTCAGCGGACACTGTCTCCATCATCGGTGCCTTTCAAGACTGGCAGCGAGACAAGCAGACGTAGCAGGAGCAAGGTCAAATGTCTCAAACTTTAAGGCAAATCAAATAAACCAGTTTTCTTtatatacaggaacatctgctgTGTATCATCAAAGATCAGGTCTTTACTGTTACATACACGAGTCTTACTTGGCATAAGGGACAAGTTTCTTTGGTTTTCTAGGAAGAAGACGTGAACAGGACTCTGGACCAGGCGATTGAGATGGCTCGCAGCATGAAGAGGACCACTGACCGCATGGCCAGGAGGCTGTCTGCAGATCTGGCTAAGGCTCAGCTACACAGGAAACTGCACCACATGCAGTCGCAAGGTGGAAGGAAACACTAGGACACTGGCTTTAGATTTATAGCCAGTGAAATAGTTATACTCCAGATTTGGAGACAATACCTCAGTCTTATGACTCTCAGTAAATGATAAGAAACAGCAGCATAGTGCAAAGATTCATACATGTCATAGACTCTGAAATGCACCCTAAGGTCCCCACACAAAGGTACAGGCACACACCTCGTCCAGTCCTCGTGATTAAAGCTGATGTTATTGCAGGTAAAGATGACGAAACTGTCCGCCGAAATTTAAACATGATTTGATGTGATGGCCTTTCTCAGTCATGCACTGGATTCTAAAACTTCTTGTAATATCAGCCAGGTTGTGCTGTGCAGTGAAGAGTGCGGTAGTCAAGGTTATCTAAAACCAACTAGTTTAATTGGTTTAaccttaatattttaaaacaaaaaaatattctgGCATCTCTTGAAGAAAGTTCATTAGCTGTCTTCCAGCAAACTGACTAAACCAGCTGATCTCCTCTGCACATCTTAGCAGAAAATGCAGAGATCATCCTTTTTTTAAtcaacataaataataaaactatAACAAAGATGAATGAAAGACTGCGGCAGGTGGTTAACAAGATGACAGAAGGATGATAACtagcaggaaaaaaagacatCACATTTAATacaatcacatttttaaaattttatttcaacaaattataaaatgtgacagaaaaACAGTGATGCAAAAAACTTCACAGTAGTAGAAACTAAAGTCGAAGCAAAGCTATAGCCTTTTACTGATCATGAGCATTACTGCAGCCgaacaaactttatttaacacagaaataaaagcacaaatattTAATGTACTAACAGGAAATAAAGCCGCTAATTAAGATTCTCTGTGACAGCAGTCCTACTAGCTGTGTTGATCTTGGACAGCAGGGGGCGTAGCTTTACCAACTTAtataaatctgggactctccaccgtTTGACCCTAGAacagaagaagcttctcggatgagaggtgaaacgtcttcaagcaacttaaagaaccATCACAGTGGTCAGAGAGCTCAACAGCAGAGTACAGcaagcacagcaaaagatgTTGTTCGCTGGAAACATGGTGTGAAAAATTTCAATGATCCTAGCTGAGCTGTGTCAGTATTACTCAGCACATTACAGCCACATGTTGGATCAGTGGTGTCTGACATGCTCTCAGAAATTAGTATGTACCTTGACTTTGTAACTTCACAGATGGGTGAATGAAGACACTACATATGTCCCACAAAAACTTGTTAGCCACAAGGACGGAGTCAAAGACAGGCCTGATTAAATCTGCGGGGGTCTAGTCGGTTCTACTGACATAATCCAGCCTAATGTGACCAGATCCCAACAAAGTAAATGTGGGTCAGTGAGGGTTTTTGTTTGGGacatgttactgatggtgagAGGTGGTTTGAAATTTTCACATCAAACATGTGAAGGAGTTTTTCAGCTTCCTCTGAGCTGACATTAATGTTAGAGATATTTTTGGTCTTTCTAAACTTGTGGACTCCACTTTTCTGTTGCAATAAAAGGCTGACAGTTTAACTTAGTTCAAGAAATCATCAAATCAAAGTCAAACGTCATAAACATTATATTTTAAGTTATAAGCTGCATGGATGTGAGTCTTGAGTCGCCCCTGTTTTCCTTATATTCGCTATTTCTTAatgacatgactttcagacacTGTTCATCAGCTGTAGTTTCTGACTCCTGTCATGTCTTCCCTGCAAACTGCAAACCACACTGAGATATACAAGCTAAAAACTGTTGGATGATATCATTCGTTTAACCCCCCCCTGGCTCCGGCTGCATACTTCTCCTTCTCATCACTGTCATACATTCCTGCTGGTAGTGCCACAGGATAGGAGGCTATAAATAAGGgaacttgtttttttaaatggcaaatAATTTCAAACACTCAAGAGTACAAAGACATCACAAACTGACACATATTCTGTCAGCTAGCAAAAGATAGAGGTtattgagggaaaaaaaatacttaatcTGTAAAAACTTCACTTTTAGAATCagagaaagatgaaaaaaagagagaggactGGAGTATATGTGGACTAATAGATATCTATATGCATATCTAGAaagagatagatatagataaaATCAGATAGTGGATTTTAaacttgtgtgtgtttctatgtgtttcaattctattctatttcttGGACTGCTTCCTCCTCGGCCTCCACTTCTTCAGATCTGGAAACATCCGTCTCATCGTTCTTCTTTTTGTCTGATTTCTGCTTTTTGATGACCTGGAGAGACGGGACACAATCCATGTTACTGTTCCTACACTTCTCAGCTACTACTCAGTTTCATACATGCTTTTAATTACTCTGATGTACCTTATAGTAGAAATGAAGGGCGATGTTCTCCAAAAGCAGAACCAGAGGCAGGAGAACATATCTCAGGATTGGAGTTCTTGAATCTGTGGAAAGAGATCAGTCATCATCACTTACCACAGAACAAACTGtcatataatttattttgttttaaagacattGAAACAAATCTTGTGAAAAATCTCCTCATAAATCATGTTAACATCAATGGATTATGAAACAATGGGCTCCCAGTGAATGAAAAAACCCTCTCCACGAGATGGAGGTGTGTCCTCAACACAATATTACCCAGTTATGGGTTTAGGAGACGTGGCTCCATCTGACAAATATGGTGACCACAATACAACATTGCAGACTGTACAACAGCCACTAATGAACTACCTACAGTTAGATTTAGAAAGCTTTAgatttgtgttattttaagtGTGTAGCCACACTTACATGATGTAACTGTGAGACTCAAAGTGATTTTGAAGGATTCAACAAAAGTATTTAATGTGCTGtgaagaaattaacattttatagCCACAATTTTCAGGCACTTAACAGGTGTGGGTTATTTCTTTGTTCAACTTTTTCTCATAACATATGGCATCATTAAACTTGATTAAAACCACATACttacaaaaaatgtttaaatattccaattattttttaaatcctttttcTGTGTCATCGAAAACCTTCCAACATGATGCAGTCAAACTATCACTGCCATGATCAGTAGATGCTACTGACTGTGTGTAGATGGAGGAACCATTAGCAGATGCGTAAAGACTGACAGGACTGAACCGAAAGTGTGCCATTTATTTTGGCTAATGACAAGCATTAGCAAAACAAAGGCcaaaaagagaaactgaaacCCTTAACATGGAAAACACACTAGAGCAAGATAAAGACCTGCTCTGTCAAATGGAAAAAGAAGACGATGACTTTAtacagtacagacacacacggGCAATCAGGGAAGCACAGACAGCCGGGGAGAACGAGACACAGCTGAATTAAatcacagaaaactaaacaatgGAAGCAAAAGTAAAAGCAAAGCACACTCGctctcaaaataaaacatgaagtgcGATAACTAAATGTGGAAAACAgacacatgaatgaatgagcaCAAAACACTGAGCGAGGAATTAAACTTTAAAGCAATGAGGAACTGAAAACAAGACTAAATAGACTAAGAACAAGTGCAAATGCAAAACAAGActtgaaagtttaaaaaactcaaaacattCCGTAAACTGACCCAGGACACTCACAGCAAACAGAAATGTTGAGTTCTGTTGTCTCCTTAACTTACATATAACGGAGACATAAATCCACTCCGTCTCAGGAGAAGTGAATGTTCCTGCTGTCAGAGTTATCTCATACACACAGCTGTAGCTGCCCTCGTGTTCAAAGTCAGCTACAGGGAAACTAAAGGAGGCTGAGTTGTTGACAGATGTCTTATTGTGTTTGATGTGTTTGATGTTGGAGCCAGAGTAGATGAGATTGAAAACTCCTCCTGAATAGCGATCATTTTTTGAGCAGGTGAAGATGAAGCTGTAGCCCTTCATGATTTCTCTACCTTCAGGAACCTCAGCCAGTCCTCCATTTGGAGATGTCACAGAGATCCTGGGATGCTGCATCgacactgaaaacaaaagaaacaacaaataaaGAAGCTCTATTGAAGAAGAGGCACCACCTGGTGGCTGAAAAAACTGTCACTGTTTTAATGCGTCTGTCATGTGTGAATATGATCCAGATGTTTTTAATTGACTGAAAACATTTAATCCATCATTAAACAAACAAGACAGCTCAGGATTGTCGAGCTGCTATAATCCTATATCCCTCAAGAATAGGACAACATTTCTCTACCAAAAGTCCAGCAATTCTTTGGTGCTCAGACATTTCAGATTAAttcagtttttatatatattgagAATTCAAaacacctcaaggtgctttatattataagataAAGACTGTACAGTGTTAAAGAGAAACCACACCAATCACATAACCCCCTATGAATTAGCAATTGGCAACATTGGGAAAGAAAggctcccttttaacaggaagaaacctttggcCAAACCAAGGATTTCGACTCTAGATTTAACAGGGAGTCGATGAAAAAATGCCAACATGAGAGAAAtatgctttctttttctctcagtctCTCGCAGCtgtattttggattaactgaaggcttttctggGAGTTTTTAGGGCAGGATGAATATGAAAATTTTTATTCACATGGcatgtattttaatttattgattGCAGTGAACACTGGCATGAACATGAAAGTAAGCTGGGTTTCTGCAATCTTAGATATAATTGGGAAGTGACTTTTAAGTGTTGCCGTTGATCGATGAACTGCTGAAATTAAGACTTCTTATCTTAATGGATGTTATATTTTCATGCTAATAGCCTGTAGTGGGCGTAACAAGTAAACACAGTATTTTCCTGTCACTGTAATATAAACAATGGTACATTTTATTACCAGTTACAGAGACGGTGACAGAGTCACTTGTGGAGATGCTGGAGTCGTGTGAATATTCACACTGGTACAATCCATCCTTGTCAAAATCTACTTGGAGGATCTTGAATGTAGCAGAGTTGGTAGTTGATGGTTTTGTCTGACTGAATGAGCCTGAAATCTGCTTCAGAGTAAATTCTCCTTGTAGAAGCTGTTGGCTTTGAGGTGATATTGAACAAGTGATGCTGACGTCACTTCGCCGCTCAACTTTACCAGCAGGAATCATGAAGATTCTGGGCTTTGGGAGGATCACTGAGAAAATAGCAGTCATGGAGAGAGGATTCaattaaaaatggcaaaaagttTACTTTATATATTAATAATTGTCATGAAAATTTCAAATAAATCTGCAAACATCTCGGTGAGCATGATTTCAAGTGAGCTTAATAACATATTGCAATATGGAGAGACTCTGGTCAAACAGCTAAGCAGTCTCTGACAATGGCTGCCATCCTCACATCTTATATACCCACACAGACAAAGACTCTATGTAACTCTTACATGTTACACATGTGTGATAGAGCATAAGGCCCATTTACGGTGCACATACATACAACTGGTGAAAATGTGATTCTACATTACTAAAGTGATATGGTTAAACTATGTGATcaatacaaaaagaaagaaacctccCACCACATAATagtatttaaatattattaatatttaatgataaatattttaaaaaatcagttcTCACCTGAGCAGACAACACCAGCATCCTTACTGTGTGTACAGTCATGTGTCCCAAATCCTCTGTGCTGACACTCAGTCAGAGATCTCTCACTTCCTGAACAGGACACATCATCAAGCCAGATGGATCCACTTCCCTCACCAAAGCGGGCTGATACAGCAGCACTCTGTGCCGTTCCACAGCCCAGctctctgcaaaccacctcagcatcattcaTGTCCCAGTTATCatgacagactgttccccaagTGTTGTTGTAAAAGATTTCGACTCTTCCAGAGCACAAAGTGCTTCCAGATAATCTGACTGGCACACCTAGACACAGTGAGCATAATAAACAATAAGACAAAACATTTTGATGGACTGAATGTTATTCAGTGTGTAATTGGTTCATGAGGGCAATCATTTGCAAACTTTACATCACTGAGCTGCTCAATGAtcataataaacaaacaaaagaacgaTCCTATTTATATACATTATGTTAAGTTCACATTTCAGTGTTGAATGTTATTATAGGACGCTTCAATCATATTAAATCGGTTTCTTTTGACAGCTCTCACTCATCACTTTGTTTGTCAGGCTGTGAATAATTAATATTGAATGATAACAAACAAGTCAAGCTAATAATTTTCCATAAATGCTGGAATCTTAAATAATATTAATGACATAATATTAAAGACAAAACCAAGAGGTAATGAAATAAATAGTAAAAAATTGAATTGAcctttattattaatttaccTTTGATTAGTAAAGTTTCTTACCTGAGCAGACAACACCAGCATCCTTACTGTGTGTACAGTCATGTTTCCCAAATCCTCTGTGCTGACACCGAGTGAGAGATCTCTCACTTCCTGAACAGTCCACATTATCAAGCCAGATCGATTCTCTTCCTTCACCAAAGTGAGCGGACTTAGTGGCATTCAGAGCTGTTCCACAGTTTAACTCTCtacaaaccacctcagcatcatttaagtcccagccatcatcacagactgttccccaagTGTTGTTGTAAAAGATTTCAACTCTTCCAGAGCAACGAGTGGACCCAGTTAATCTGATGCGTGCACCTGAACTCAGAGTACAtgcatttaatattttaattgaaTATTACTGTGAGACTCATTTCTGTACATTAAATAAGTTTCACTCATCTCACGTTCACTCAGACTCACAGTGCCCAAATACATGGCAATAACTACACTATGTCTTTTAATTATTAGCAGTTTATAAAGATGATGGAAAACATATTTCTCTGTAGATTACAGCTACATTCATAGCAGAACATTTTCAGGGTGTAATTTCCGGGAGGTTATGaccccccaataaaattatgaattatctcgcataaataggctgttcatattctttactcatttcaagTATTAGTATTATTTGTATTAGTATCATTGAACATTTTATTACTGAAAAATGCAGGATGTGCAGGATGGTTACTTTATGAGATGATTT from the Oreochromis aureus strain Israel breed Guangdong unplaced genomic scaffold, ZZ_aureus HiC_scaffold_32, whole genome shotgun sequence genome contains:
- the LOC120436895 gene encoding deleted in malignant brain tumors 1 protein-like, encoding MADKEKRLGKRGGIRLSGRQSGRCSGRVEMYHQKRWGTVCDDSWDLNDAEIVCRHLDCGTALAAPKEAHFGEGSGPIWLDGVACSGSERSIIQCQHRGSEKNGCTHHKDAGVICSGTSLIINTRIRLTGSTRCSGRVEIFYNNTWGTVCDDGWDLNDAEVVCRELNCGTALNATKSAHFGEGRESIWLDNVDCSGSERSLTRCQHRGFGKHDCTHSKDAGVVCSGVPVRLSGSTLCSGRVEIFYNNTWGTVCHDNWDMNDAEVVCRELGCGTAQSAAVSARFGEGSGSIWLDDVSCSGSERSLTECQHRGFGTHDCTHSKDAGVVCSVILPKPRIFMIPAGKVERRSDVSITCSISPQSQQLLQGEFTLKQISGSFSQTKPSTTNSATFKILQVDFDKDGLYQCEYSHDSSISTSDSVTVSVTVSMQHPRISVTSPNGGLAEVPEGREIMKGYSFIFTCSKNDRYSGGVFNLIYSGSNIKHIKHNKTSVNNSASFSFPVADFEHEGSYSCVYEITLTAGTFTSPETEWIYVSVIYSRTPILRYVLLPLVLLLENIALHFYYKVIKKQKSDKKKNDETDVSRSEEVEAEEEAVQEIE